From one Candidatus Nitrosocosmicus arcticus genomic stretch:
- a CDS encoding universal stress protein, with product MFSKILVGIDGSEYSRNAVNYALDLAVKYGSELFLLAIVPSKVHHGDSSGVFGMVAPSYFNEYKKEAEKWFEEIISHINKENTIDSSTRVKSEVITTPFSTPASILNYAEERDVDLIVIGTRGNSGLKKMLLGSVAADVVTYSYCPVLVVK from the coding sequence ATGTTTTCTAAAATTTTAGTTGGAATAGATGGATCAGAATATTCTAGAAATGCTGTTAATTATGCTTTAGATCTTGCTGTAAAATATGGTTCGGAATTATTTCTTTTAGCGATTGTTCCTTCTAAAGTTCATCACGGTGACTCATCAGGTGTATTTGGTATGGTAGCTCCATCTTATTTTAATGAATATAAGAAGGAAGCTGAAAAATGGTTTGAAGAAATAATAAGTCACATAAACAAGGAAAATACCATAGATAGCAGTACTAGAGTCAAATCAGAGGTAATTACTACCCCATTTTCTACTCCAGCTTCAATTCTAAATTACGCAGAAGAGAGAGACGTCGACTTGATAGTAATCGGCACTAGGGGAAACTCGGGTCTTAAAAAAATGTTACTTGGTAGTGTAGCTGCAGATGTTGTTACTTATTCTTATTGCCCTGTTTTGGTAGTTAAATAA
- a CDS encoding Lrp/AsnC family transcriptional regulator, producing the protein MIDSIDELILSALSKDAKQDLNEIWDFLRNYGHNLSLEEIDSRIKTLEDEKIISRYTISIDTKKVRHRIIRVVLVTFRPSQHLGSRIEGLKKYLGDAPFVLFSGRTRGGYDWITIQVFSSPEVADEESDIYRNLFGDIIQTYEVYDFSPLKEPTFNAFTYTEKEYKKFLNEWMPPFLGRQ; encoded by the coding sequence ATGATAGATTCCATAGACGAGTTAATTCTTTCTGCTTTGAGTAAGGATGCCAAACAGGATTTGAATGAAATTTGGGATTTTTTAAGAAATTATGGGCATAATTTAAGTTTGGAGGAGATAGATTCCCGCATAAAAACACTTGAAGATGAAAAAATAATTTCAAGATATACAATTTCTATTGACACCAAAAAAGTACGACATAGAATAATTAGAGTAGTTTTAGTAACTTTTAGGCCATCACAACACTTGGGAAGTCGAATAGAAGGATTAAAGAAGTACCTCGGAGATGCCCCGTTTGTCTTATTCTCAGGAAGAACTAGAGGTGGATATGACTGGATCACCATTCAAGTATTTTCATCTCCCGAAGTTGCTGACGAGGAGAGCGATATTTATAGAAACTTGTTTGGAGACATAATCCAAACTTACGAAGTATACGATTTTTCGCCTCTAAAGGAACCTACATTTAATGCATTTACCTATACAGAAAAAGAATATAAAAAATTCTTGAATGAATGGATGCCTCCATTTCTTGGAAGACAGTAG
- a CDS encoding ParB/RepB/Spo0J family partition protein, producing MHAFDTSIVEHIEIKMIRPSQFSIRDKFNDYQEVESLVSSIKEHSLLQPILIRPYQNNFEIVAGHRRFYACKSLRWRHIPCKIREMNDKQAFEIQLTENIQRKSMSALEEAEAFRKYVQDLGWGGVTELAKKIGKSEEYVSHRIQLLKLPQDVKEKIMLNKLSVSQALELTTVSPNDIIHFTDHIIENALTIRQIREVKSVFSKEGISGDDLELIANENINFKNIKTLKVTKKTSLALKITLARLDSIIEEVQLNFEPGQSTDIISFLMDMRLKIHSLIDDTIRFKNIKITKTARYLK from the coding sequence ATGCATGCATTCGATACCAGTATAGTGGAACATATAGAAATTAAAATGATTCGGCCATCACAGTTTTCAATTAGAGATAAATTTAATGATTATCAAGAAGTAGAATCACTCGTTTCGAGTATCAAGGAGCATAGTTTACTACAGCCTATTTTGATACGTCCATATCAAAATAACTTTGAAATAGTTGCTGGCCATCGACGCTTTTATGCATGTAAGTCCCTTAGGTGGCGTCATATTCCATGCAAAATAAGGGAAATGAACGACAAACAAGCATTTGAAATTCAATTAACGGAAAACATTCAGAGAAAATCCATGAGTGCGCTTGAGGAAGCAGAGGCGTTTAGAAAATATGTTCAGGACTTGGGCTGGGGAGGTGTTACTGAATTGGCTAAAAAAATAGGTAAAAGTGAGGAATATGTATCGCATAGAATTCAACTTTTAAAACTTCCACAGGATGTCAAAGAAAAAATAATGCTAAACAAATTGAGCGTAAGTCAGGCCTTGGAATTAACTACCGTTTCACCAAACGATATTATTCATTTTACAGATCATATTATAGAAAATGCATTAACAATTCGACAAATTAGAGAAGTAAAATCTGTATTTTCCAAAGAGGGTATTTCAGGTGACGACTTGGAATTAATTGCAAACGAAAATATTAATTTTAAGAATATAAAAACACTTAAAGTGACCAAGAAAACTTCCCTTGCATTAAAAATTACTCTTGCTAGACTAGATAGTATAATAGAGGAAGTTCAGCTAAATTTTGAACCAGGACAAAGTACAGATATCATCAGCTTTTTAATGGATATGCGTCTTAAAATTCACTCGTTAATCGATGATACTATTAGATTTAAAAATATAAAAATAACTAAAACTGCAAGATATCTAAAATAA
- a CDS encoding Lrp/AsnC family transcriptional regulator, whose protein sequence is MLVNELDAIDKQILNDIQWSFPLVKRPFLEMANKYQLKEEEVLDRTQRLKDIGIIRQISAIFDTRKLGYKSALVAFSVDKNKIDYVANEINKHPGVSHNYERNHEYNVWFTLAVSPDADMKIDLDKMASLDGVLKYRVLPTLKMYKIGVKLDMVNDDPEKPSPTDDVKKMETKAEKISEVDKEYIRQLQKDIEIIREPFKTITDNLGINLEELFNKVKEYQNIGIMRRFAAILRHRQAGFMANGMIVWNVPEEKIDQIGSKIASFPQVSHCYRRPIYPDWEFNVFSMIHARTVDAAEKIAKEISAIIKIDKYRILFSSREFKKERVKYFE, encoded by the coding sequence ATGCTGGTTAATGAATTAGATGCCATAGACAAACAAATACTTAATGATATTCAATGGTCTTTTCCTTTGGTTAAAAGACCGTTCTTAGAAATGGCAAATAAATACCAATTAAAGGAAGAAGAAGTTCTCGATAGAACTCAAAGATTAAAAGATATTGGAATCATTAGACAGATAAGTGCAATTTTTGATACTCGTAAGTTAGGATACAAGAGTGCATTAGTAGCTTTTTCAGTGGATAAAAATAAGATAGATTATGTCGCTAATGAGATAAACAAACACCCAGGTGTAAGTCACAACTACGAAAGGAATCATGAATACAATGTTTGGTTTACGTTAGCTGTATCTCCGGACGCAGATATGAAAATCGATTTAGATAAAATGGCCTCCCTAGATGGAGTTTTAAAATATAGAGTATTGCCGACGCTAAAAATGTATAAAATAGGCGTGAAATTGGACATGGTAAATGATGATCCTGAAAAACCTAGTCCGACCGATGATGTAAAAAAAATGGAGACAAAAGCAGAGAAAATATCAGAAGTGGATAAAGAATACATTAGACAATTGCAAAAAGATATCGAGATAATTAGAGAACCATTCAAAACAATCACGGATAATTTGGGAATAAATCTGGAAGAGCTCTTTAACAAAGTTAAGGAATATCAAAATATAGGCATCATGAGAAGATTTGCAGCAATTCTCAGGCACAGGCAAGCAGGCTTTATGGCAAATGGAATGATAGTGTGGAATGTGCCGGAGGAAAAAATAGATCAAATAGGATCAAAAATTGCATCTTTTCCGCAAGTAAGTCATTGTTATAGACGTCCCATATACCCAGACTGGGAATTTAATGTTTTTAGTATGATTCATGCTAGAACAGTTGACGCCGCTGAAAAAATAGCAAAGGAAATATCTGCAATAATTAAAATTGATAAATACAGAATATTGTTTAGTTCTAGAGAGTTTAAAAAAGAAAGAGTAAAATATTTCGAGTAA
- a CDS encoding urease subunit beta, with amino-acid sequence MIPGEYVLSEGDVRCNENRKTIKITVKHTGDRPCQIGSHTHFFEINKVLDFPREKSFGYRLNIPAGTSVRFEPGDTKEVELCELGGSRVCFGFNGLTMGSVDSTNIKKSAIEKAKFFGFKGMGN; translated from the coding sequence ATGATACCAGGAGAATATGTTTTATCTGAAGGCGATGTACGTTGCAACGAAAATAGAAAAACCATAAAGATTACTGTAAAACATACTGGTGATAGACCATGTCAAATAGGTTCGCATACACACTTCTTTGAAATCAACAAAGTTCTTGATTTTCCTAGAGAGAAATCTTTTGGTTATCGATTAAATATACCAGCTGGCACGTCCGTAAGGTTTGAACCAGGTGACACAAAGGAAGTCGAATTGTGTGAATTGGGTGGTTCACGAGTTTGTTTTGGATTTAATGGTTTAACAATGGGAAGTGTGGATTCGACGAATATAAAAAAATCTGCAATTGAAAAAGCCAAGTTCTTTGGTTTTAAAGGAATGGGTAATTAG
- a CDS encoding sodium:solute symporter family transporter, which translates to MTAIVLLLIFVDTRWLGTRKTFEWFSTAGRSIKSGLLASSVISAWIWAATLLESSTVAYKYGISGPFWYAAGATIQIILFAVIALELKKRAPSSHTFTEFLYLRLGKFGHKVFLLFALLANSIVMAMLVLGGAVALNALTGIDITIACFIIPLSIMMYTYFGGLKATFFADYLNTSFIFIVILILVVGIYFFNPHIGGIAGLFEGLQLASTLNPVEGNSGGSFLTLASIGALIFGIINIIGNFGTVFVDQAFWQRAIAARPKSLIKGFFIGGLAWFAIPFALATSLGLAGIAMHLDLSPLEVSHGLVAPITISTLLGEVGGILILTMLFTAVTCAGSAELVAFSSLFTFDVYRTYFRPSASGRQLMRISKYSVLMFGFGIGVLSLSLFHIGLSLQYIYLSMGILIGSAVGPISLSLIWKKTNKLSASISALCGLLLGVFVWLFSAFSLYGNISVASTSHDIPLLLGNLTSFASGFVLVILGSSIKPDNFNYNITKQRIVVAEERIRSLIKEDNDESLLKKGTIFGYKYGIFFTLILVVIWPLPLFFSGYIFSYEFFLFWILLSIVWTISAACFLIVKPIIESKQEISIVLSNLLFIIRSKFQIRNYDNKFSLSQNNTSDENPINPNFKRILVAVDGSMSSIRALDYASHAFQVDSIIYVVHIIEWPDDYEQNTEYDPELMKRVEKEGRLVLSSILIKNSKRCERVVKIGDPANKIIKTANDLNVDIIVLGTKGLGNADDLGHITRKILSESNKPVLLLN; encoded by the coding sequence ATGACTGCTATTGTATTATTGCTCATTTTTGTGGATACCAGATGGCTCGGAACAAGAAAAACATTTGAGTGGTTTTCTACAGCGGGAAGGAGTATTAAAAGTGGCCTTTTGGCATCATCTGTAATATCTGCTTGGATTTGGGCTGCAACGCTTTTAGAATCATCCACTGTCGCGTATAAATATGGCATAAGTGGCCCATTTTGGTACGCTGCAGGGGCAACTATACAAATCATTCTTTTTGCTGTGATTGCTCTTGAGTTGAAAAAGCGAGCTCCCTCCTCTCATACTTTTACAGAATTTCTGTACCTTAGGTTAGGAAAGTTTGGCCACAAAGTATTCTTGCTTTTTGCATTACTGGCCAATTCTATCGTTATGGCAATGCTTGTGTTAGGCGGGGCCGTAGCCTTGAATGCTCTAACGGGAATTGACATTACAATAGCTTGTTTCATAATACCTTTGAGCATAATGATGTATACTTATTTTGGAGGCTTAAAGGCTACTTTCTTTGCAGACTATCTAAATACTTCATTTATTTTTATAGTGATCCTGATTTTAGTAGTGGGTATTTATTTCTTCAATCCACACATAGGGGGAATAGCAGGATTATTTGAAGGCCTGCAATTGGCAAGTACTCTTAATCCTGTAGAAGGAAACTCGGGTGGTTCATTCTTAACTTTGGCTTCAATTGGCGCCCTTATTTTTGGTATTATCAATATAATTGGAAATTTTGGAACAGTTTTTGTTGATCAGGCCTTTTGGCAGAGGGCTATTGCAGCACGACCTAAATCTCTAATAAAAGGATTTTTCATAGGTGGACTGGCTTGGTTTGCTATTCCGTTTGCCCTAGCCACTTCTTTAGGACTCGCAGGAATTGCAATGCATTTAGATCTCTCTCCTTTAGAAGTTAGTCATGGATTAGTTGCACCTATAACTATCTCTACTCTTTTGGGAGAAGTAGGTGGTATTCTAATATTGACTATGTTATTTACTGCAGTAACATGTGCAGGATCAGCAGAACTTGTCGCGTTCTCTTCTCTATTCACATTTGATGTTTATAGAACCTATTTCAGACCATCGGCGTCTGGTAGGCAATTAATGCGTATTTCAAAATATTCTGTTTTGATGTTTGGATTCGGCATAGGCGTACTGTCTTTATCTTTGTTCCATATAGGATTGAGCTTACAGTACATTTATTTATCAATGGGTATTCTTATTGGCTCCGCCGTAGGTCCTATATCTTTGTCTTTGATATGGAAAAAAACCAACAAGCTCTCTGCTTCTATTTCAGCATTATGTGGGCTTTTGCTGGGTGTTTTTGTATGGCTTTTTTCAGCTTTTTCTTTATATGGGAATATCTCAGTCGCGTCTACCAGTCATGATATTCCTCTACTGTTAGGCAATTTAACATCCTTTGCATCTGGATTTGTTCTTGTTATTTTAGGGAGTTCAATTAAACCAGACAACTTTAATTACAATATTACGAAGCAGCGAATCGTAGTTGCAGAGGAAAGAATCAGATCTTTGATAAAAGAAGACAATGATGAATCGTTATTAAAGAAGGGAACTATATTTGGGTACAAATATGGAATCTTTTTTACCCTCATTTTGGTTGTGATCTGGCCATTACCACTGTTTTTTTCTGGGTATATATTTTCCTACGAGTTTTTCTTGTTTTGGATTTTACTAAGTATTGTCTGGACGATATCTGCAGCTTGTTTTCTTATAGTAAAACCAATTATTGAATCAAAACAAGAAATTTCAATTGTTTTATCCAATCTTCTATTTATTATCAGATCAAAGTTTCAAATTAGAAATTATGACAATAAATTTTCTCTATCCCAAAACAATACCTCAGATGAAAATCCTATCAATCCAAATTTTAAGCGAATTCTAGTCGCTGTTGATGGTTCCATGTCTTCAATAAGGGCATTAGATTATGCTAGTCATGCTTTCCAAGTCGACTCTATAATTTATGTGGTACATATAATTGAATGGCCTGATGACTACGAACAAAATACTGAATACGATCCTGAGCTAATGAAAAGAGTCGAGAAAGAAGGACGGCTAGTGTTGTCTAGTATCCTTATTAAGAATTCTAAAAGGTGTGAACGGGTTGTCAAAATAGGGGATCCCGCTAACAAAATAATTAAAACTGCCAATGACTTAAATGTAGACATCATAGTTCTTGGAACAAAAGGATTAGGAAATGCTGATGATCTTGGGCATATAACAAGGAAAATTCTTTCTGAATCTAACAAACCCGTATTATTGCTAAACTAA
- the ureC gene encoding urease subunit alpha: MVLKLTKKQYTDLFGATKGDKIRLGDTDLLIEIEKDFLYHGDECVFGGGKTLRDGQAQTPGVTNASGALDFVITNAVVLDPVIGIVKGDIGIKDGKIAGIGKAGNPLVMDDVDRNLLVSACTEATAGEHTICTPGHFDTHIHMISPQQYIDGISNGICNMIGGGTGPADGTNATTCTPGSFNISRMLEAVEDTPMNWGFLGKGNDSHPSLATQMEQIEAGACGLKDHEDWGTTATALDASLRAADLTDVQVAIHTDSINECAYLEDTINAIDGRVVHSYHTEGAGGGHAPDIIAIASQQNVLPSSTNPTRPFTVNTVDEHLDMLMFCHHLNPAVPEDVAFADSRIRAETIAAEDVMHDEGILSMYSSDSQAMGRIGEVVIRAWQTADKMKKMKGKLKDEEGDNDNLRAKRYIAKTTINCAITHGVSDHLGSLEVGKYADLVMYNTAFFAAKPKMVFKGGFIAWSIMGDPNASLPTPEPVYYRPMFGAMGRAVKKTSFTFMSKKAIELGVPQKLGLEKTVLPVSNCRTIGKKDMMWNDKTPEITVDPETYEVKIDGQIATVDPAKELTLAQRYFMA, translated from the coding sequence TTGGTTTTAAAATTAACAAAAAAACAATATACTGATTTATTTGGTGCTACCAAAGGTGATAAGATCCGTTTAGGCGATACAGATCTCTTAATTGAGATCGAAAAGGATTTCTTATACCATGGAGATGAGTGTGTTTTTGGAGGTGGTAAAACACTCAGAGATGGTCAAGCTCAAACACCCGGCGTAACTAATGCATCAGGTGCTTTAGACTTTGTTATTACAAATGCTGTAGTGCTCGATCCTGTAATTGGGATAGTGAAAGGTGATATAGGTATAAAAGATGGTAAAATTGCAGGTATTGGAAAAGCTGGTAATCCTCTAGTAATGGATGATGTTGATAGAAATCTGCTTGTATCTGCATGTACGGAAGCAACGGCTGGTGAGCATACAATATGTACTCCTGGACATTTTGATACACACATTCACATGATTTCTCCTCAGCAGTACATTGACGGAATTAGTAATGGTATTTGCAATATGATAGGCGGAGGTACTGGTCCTGCAGATGGTACTAATGCTACTACTTGTACTCCAGGATCATTTAACATAAGCAGAATGCTTGAGGCTGTAGAAGATACTCCAATGAACTGGGGATTCTTAGGTAAGGGTAACGATTCTCATCCTTCACTTGCCACTCAAATGGAGCAAATCGAAGCCGGTGCTTGTGGACTAAAAGACCATGAAGATTGGGGAACGACAGCAACTGCCTTAGATGCATCACTTCGTGCTGCAGATTTAACGGATGTTCAAGTTGCAATCCATACTGATTCCATAAATGAATGTGCCTATTTGGAAGATACTATTAATGCCATAGATGGAAGAGTTGTTCATAGTTACCATACAGAAGGAGCAGGTGGTGGTCACGCTCCGGATATAATTGCTATAGCATCCCAACAGAATGTTTTGCCTTCTTCAACTAACCCTACTAGGCCATTCACTGTCAATACTGTTGATGAACACCTTGATATGCTCATGTTTTGTCATCATCTTAACCCTGCTGTTCCAGAAGATGTCGCTTTTGCAGACTCTAGAATTAGAGCTGAAACAATAGCAGCAGAAGACGTTATGCATGATGAGGGCATTCTTAGTATGTATTCATCAGACAGTCAAGCTATGGGTAGAATTGGAGAGGTTGTAATTCGTGCATGGCAAACTGCCGACAAAATGAAAAAAATGAAAGGAAAACTAAAAGATGAGGAAGGAGATAACGACAATTTAAGAGCAAAACGCTATATTGCAAAAACAACAATTAACTGCGCAATCACTCATGGTGTTTCTGACCATCTTGGCTCACTAGAAGTAGGAAAGTATGCTGATCTAGTCATGTACAATACTGCTTTCTTTGCTGCAAAGCCAAAAATGGTCTTTAAAGGTGGATTTATTGCTTGGTCTATAATGGGAGATCCAAATGCTTCTTTGCCAACACCAGAACCCGTCTACTACAGGCCAATGTTTGGCGCCATGGGTAGGGCCGTAAAGAAGACTTCTTTTACTTTTATGTCAAAAAAAGCAATAGAATTGGGTGTTCCTCAGAAATTAGGATTAGAAAAAACTGTATTGCCTGTAAGCAATTGTAGAACTATAGGAAAGAAAGACATGATGTGGAATGATAAAACACCCGAAATCACTGTTGATCCTGAAACATATGAAGTAAAGATTGACGGGCAGATCGCTACTGTGGATCCAGCAAAGGAACTAACTTTAGCACAGAGATACTTTATGGCCTAA
- a CDS encoding TCP-1/cpn60 chaperonin family protein has product MSSPQNFGVWKPIAENIEFNALESNSNAVMAVAETVRTTLGPKGLDKLLIDQAMNRHVSNDGVTILLSLRAIHPVARMIVEIAERQEQKVGDGTTTAVILAAEMIKEGKRLIRELAVHPTKVVEGIESGIKHSCELLKKSAIKISIDAPELDQIVKTSLSSKLDGRVLHTLVVNALRTVGKDAIYNGLYDFDKAVQVIRRVDVEDKIFNGIVLERKRIDPELPSKIDNSKILILRLDLKPVKESWIKENSKYQDILTMEKDRLEKSKKIVDAIVETGANTLFIASPEVDQIVEDLFVSKGLFAVHISNEEIEYLSRYTGAKPVRTLDDLKNKDILGVSEKIYEDEDNGIIYLENGSGKKIITVLISGSTKETSLERWRSTIDGINAAEAALNYGIVAGGGAAELHIIEKIKKLKLSGLEQVGLEVVTSALESIMRQILTNAGFNGLEKVMNAKASPDGYGVDIDSGEIVNMVSKGVLDPVLVKTMALEASGEMAKSVLRIDKNLAADDLNPQALADSKR; this is encoded by the coding sequence ATGTCTTCACCACAAAATTTTGGAGTTTGGAAACCAATTGCTGAAAATATTGAATTCAATGCTTTAGAGTCTAATTCAAACGCGGTAATGGCAGTAGCTGAAACGGTGAGAACCACCTTAGGACCAAAAGGCCTGGATAAACTTTTGATCGATCAAGCAATGAATAGGCATGTATCTAACGATGGCGTTACCATATTACTTTCATTGAGAGCAATTCATCCTGTCGCGAGAATGATAGTAGAAATTGCAGAAAGGCAAGAGCAAAAAGTAGGTGATGGAACAACAACGGCTGTCATATTGGCAGCTGAGATGATCAAAGAAGGTAAAAGATTAATTCGTGAGCTTGCGGTGCATCCAACTAAAGTCGTTGAAGGCATTGAAAGTGGTATAAAACATTCTTGCGAATTGCTAAAAAAAAGTGCCATAAAGATCAGTATTGATGCTCCTGAACTTGATCAAATCGTAAAAACGAGCTTGTCATCAAAATTAGATGGTCGAGTATTGCATACGTTGGTAGTTAATGCGCTACGTACTGTAGGAAAAGATGCAATTTACAACGGATTATATGATTTTGATAAGGCAGTACAGGTAATAAGAAGAGTAGATGTTGAGGATAAAATTTTTAATGGCATAGTTTTGGAAAGAAAAAGAATCGATCCAGAACTCCCCAGTAAAATTGATAATTCGAAAATTCTAATTTTGAGATTGGATTTAAAACCAGTAAAAGAGTCATGGATCAAAGAAAATAGTAAATATCAAGATATCCTTACTATGGAAAAAGATCGTTTGGAAAAATCAAAAAAAATTGTTGATGCCATAGTTGAAACGGGCGCAAATACTCTTTTTATAGCTTCACCTGAAGTGGATCAAATAGTTGAAGATCTTTTTGTATCAAAGGGATTATTTGCGGTTCACATTTCAAACGAAGAAATAGAATATTTGTCAAGATATACAGGCGCAAAACCAGTGCGAACACTAGATGATCTAAAAAATAAAGATATCCTTGGTGTTTCTGAGAAAATATACGAGGATGAGGATAACGGTATAATATATTTGGAAAATGGCAGTGGGAAGAAGATCATCACTGTGCTGATATCTGGTTCTACAAAAGAAACATCGTTAGAGAGATGGAGATCAACAATTGATGGAATCAATGCTGCAGAAGCTGCATTAAATTACGGAATTGTTGCAGGTGGTGGTGCCGCCGAATTGCATATAATTGAAAAAATCAAAAAACTCAAACTTAGTGGATTGGAGCAAGTAGGCCTAGAAGTGGTAACATCTGCACTAGAAAGTATTATGAGACAAATATTAACAAATGCCGGATTTAACGGTTTAGAAAAAGTAATGAATGCTAAAGCTTCCCCGGATGGCTATGGAGTTGATATCGACAGTGGTGAAATTGTAAATATGGTTTCTAAAGGCGTTTTAGATCCCGTTTTAGTAAAAACAATGGCATTGGAAGCATCAGGCGAAATGGCCAAATCTGTTTTGAGGATTGATAAGAATTTAGCTGCAGATGACCTCAATCCTCAAGCACTTGCTGATTCAAAAAGGTGA
- a CDS encoding urease subunit gamma, producing MMLAPREIEKMMIWTAAQIAEGRKQKGVKLNYPESIAYIANFVVEGAREGKSVAELMTSARNVLKRADVMEGVPEMIHTVQVEVTFPDGTKLVTVHDPVQ from the coding sequence ATGATGTTAGCCCCAAGAGAGATTGAAAAAATGATGATATGGACGGCAGCCCAAATTGCCGAGGGAAGAAAACAAAAGGGAGTAAAACTAAATTATCCTGAATCAATTGCTTATATAGCCAATTTTGTTGTGGAAGGAGCACGAGAAGGAAAATCGGTCGCAGAGTTAATGACGTCTGCTAGAAATGTTTTAAAAAGAGCGGATGTTATGGAGGGAGTGCCTGAGATGATACATACAGTACAGGTAGAAGTTACATTTCCAGACGGGACAAAATTAGTTACAGTTCATGATCCAGTTCAATAG
- a CDS encoding urea transporter: MGIPTYSSGDPLLDFFYILFNGISEVPLLSSPVTGIFILAGVLIASRKAGIMMVAAGLIGAGTALLLGADYGLVTFGLFGYNSILTGMAFWSGPFVKANRVTLTISLFGAVITAVAWMAFAHFMGDIFSPDMAGGIANSVAIPGFTSSFIFTTWAMMYASKRYGYDVWPEVPQSAKEDKIPGSDNPLPTKPENFKWTAKEFIIATFKGVSQVTFVENWKTGVFWVVGLTLTFELAPLIAGVQDRPWFTNGYTAQWNEYSPLYLAGLMAFIGSAIGAALSILMKLPTQETRIGLHGFNQVLVMIALTSFVPLTPQSFIMAVLATVACSVIVMPALQRFFGQWGLPALTGPFVFTAWVWLIAIFGFSNIPAGIGWSRPEG, translated from the coding sequence ATGGGAATACCAACATATTCGTCAGGAGACCCCCTTCTAGATTTCTTCTATATACTGTTTAATGGCATCTCTGAAGTTCCTTTACTTAGTTCGCCAGTAACTGGTATTTTTATTCTTGCAGGTGTCCTAATAGCTTCGCGCAAAGCAGGTATCATGATGGTAGCTGCAGGATTAATTGGTGCAGGAACTGCGTTACTACTAGGTGCCGATTACGGACTAGTCACTTTTGGCCTATTTGGATACAATTCTATATTAACTGGAATGGCATTCTGGTCTGGACCATTTGTAAAAGCCAACAGGGTGACATTGACGATCTCACTATTTGGAGCAGTCATAACTGCAGTAGCTTGGATGGCGTTTGCACATTTTATGGGTGATATATTTAGTCCAGATATGGCAGGCGGCATTGCTAATTCTGTTGCAATCCCCGGATTTACATCATCCTTTATCTTCACCACTTGGGCTATGATGTATGCAAGTAAGCGGTATGGATATGATGTTTGGCCTGAAGTCCCTCAGTCTGCTAAAGAAGATAAGATTCCCGGGAGCGATAATCCTCTCCCAACAAAGCCTGAAAACTTCAAATGGACAGCTAAAGAATTTATCATTGCTACCTTCAAAGGAGTGTCTCAGGTTACCTTTGTTGAAAATTGGAAGACTGGTGTTTTCTGGGTCGTAGGTCTGACTTTGACATTTGAATTGGCACCTCTGATAGCTGGTGTTCAAGATAGACCTTGGTTTACAAATGGGTATACAGCACAATGGAATGAATATTCGCCGTTATATCTTGCTGGACTTATGGCCTTTATAGGATCAGCGATTGGTGCTGCTTTATCTATATTGATGAAGTTACCTACTCAAGAAACTAGGATAGGTTTGCACGGGTTTAATCAGGTACTGGTTATGATTGCATTAACTAGTTTTGTGCCACTTACACCGCAGTCATTCATAATGGCTGTGCTTGCCACAGTGGCATGTTCCGTGATAGTGATGCCTGCACTTCAAAGGTTCTTTGGTCAATGGGGATTACCTGCACTTACGGGGCCATTTGTATTCACTGCGTGGGTTTGGCTGATTGCTATTTTCGGATTCTCAAACATACCTGCAGGAATAGGTTGGTCTAGGCCAGAAGGGTAG